Proteins encoded within one genomic window of Solenopsis invicta isolate M01_SB chromosome 10, UNIL_Sinv_3.0, whole genome shotgun sequence:
- the LOC120358755 gene encoding protein GVQW3-like, with translation MLQNAFGDKVMSKKNVYKWYKDFHEGRERVEDEERSGRPSTATDETHVQKIKDLVLENRRLTIRDISDEIGISKGSVNSILKDVLALKRVKSRLVPKSLNFLEKRRRVEVCEAMLSDYIDKTKRIITGDETWIYAYDPETTDQSSEYRAKDTTRCITCI, from the exons ATGCTGCAGAATGCCTTTGGCGATAAGGTtatgtcgaaaaaaaatgtatacaagtgGTACAAAGACTTCCATGAAGGTCGAGAACGTGTTGAAGACGAAGAGCGTTCTGGGCGACCATCAACCGCAACCGACGAAACTCAcgtccaaaaaattaaagatttggtGTTGGAAAACCGTCGTTTAACCATTAGAGACATTTCTGATGAGATTGGCATATCAAAAGGCTCGGTCAATTCCATTTTGAAGGATGTGTTGGCTCTCAAACGCGTCAAATCTCGACTGGTACCAAAATCAttgaattttttggaaaaaaggcGCCGCGTTGAAGTGTGTGAAGCAATGCTTTCCGACTACAttgacaagacaaaacgcatTATCACTGGAGATGAGACTTGGATCTACGCTTACGATCCCGAAACAACCGACCAATCGAGTGAATATCGTGCCAAAG ACACTACCAGATGTATCACTTGcatttaa